From a region of the Pongo abelii isolate AG06213 chromosome 9, NHGRI_mPonAbe1-v2.0_pri, whole genome shotgun sequence genome:
- the LOC100448708 gene encoding olfactory receptor 8B12-like gives MVAENSSSVTEFILAGLIHQPGLQIPLLFLFLGFYAVTVVGNLGLIILIGLNSHLHIPMYFFLFNLSLVDFSFSTAIIPKMLMSFVSRKNIISFTGCMTQLFFFCFFVFSESFILSAMAYDRYVAICNPLLYTVTMSPQMCLLLLLGVYGMGVLGAVAHTGNIVFLTFCADNLVNHCMCDILPLLELSCNGSYINVLVIFIVVTVGIGVPIVAIFISYGFILSSILRVSSAEGRSKAFSTCSSHVIAVSLFFGSGAFMYLKPPSILPLDQGKVSSLFHTIVVPMFNPLIYSLRNKDVKLALKRTFPRISFS, from the coding sequence ATGGTTGCCGAGAACTCCTCCTCAGTGACAGAGTTTATCCTCGCAGGCTTAATCCACCAGCCGGGACTCCAgattcccctcctcttcctgtttcTAGGTTTCTACGCGGTCACGGTTGTGGGGAACCTGGGCTTGATAATCCTGATAGGGCTCAACTCTCACCTGCATATTCCCATGTACTTTTTCCTCTTCAACTTGTCCCTCGTAGATTTTAGTTTCTCTACTGCTATCATTCCCAAAATGCTGATGAGTTTTGTCTCAAGGAAGAACATTATTTCCTTCACAGGGTGTATGACTCAGctcttcttcttttgtttctttgtcttttctgagtcCTTCATCCTGTCAGCGATGGCGTATGACCGCTACGTGGCCATCTGTAACCCACTGTTGTACACGGTCACCATGTCTCCCCAGATGTGTTTGCTCCTTTTGTTGGGTGTCTACGGGATGGGGGTTTTGGGGGCTGTGGCTCATACAGGAAATATAGTGTTTCTCACCTTTTGTGCAGACAACCTCGTCAATCACTGCATGTGTGACATCCTTCCCCTTCTTGAGCTCTCCTGCAACGGCTCTTACATAAATGTCCTGGTCATCTTTATTGTTGTGACCGTTGGCATTGGGGTGCCCATTGTTGCCATTTTTATCTCTTATGGTTTTATTCTTTCCAGCATTCTCCGCGTTAGTTCTGCTGAGGGCAGGTCTAAAGCCTTCAGTACCTGCAGCTCCCACGTAATTgcagtttctcttttctttgggtCAGGAGCTTTTATGTACCTCAAACCCCCTTCCATTTTACCCCTGGACCAGGGGAAAGTGTCCTCCCTGTTCCACACCATTGTGGTGCCCATGTTTAACCCATTAATCTATAGCCTGAGGAATAAGGATGTCAAACTTGCTCTGAAGAGAACCTTTCCAAGAATAagcttttcttga